From Callithrix jacchus isolate 240 chromosome 15, calJac240_pri, whole genome shotgun sequence, one genomic window encodes:
- the GPR62 gene encoding G-protein coupled receptor 62, with translation MANSTGLNTSEVAGSMGLILAAVVEVGALLGNGALLVVVLRTPGLRDALYLAHLCVVDLLAAASIMPLGLLAAPPPGLGRVHLGPAPCRAARFLSAALLPACTLGVAALGLARYRLIVHPLRPGSRPPPVLVLTAVWAAAGLLGALSLLGPPPAPPPAPARCSVLAGGLGPFRPLWALLAFALPALLLLRAYGGIFVVARRAALRPPRPARGSRLRSDSLDSRLSILPPLRPRLPGGKAALAPALAVGQFAACWLPYGCACLAPAARAAEAEAAVTWVAYSAFAAHPFLYGLLQRPVRLAVGRLTRRALPGPPRACTPQAWHPRALLRCLQRPPEGPTVGPSEAPEQTPNLAGVRCPSMPGAT, from the coding sequence ATGGCCAACTCCACAGGGCTGAACACCTCGGAAGTCGCAGGCTCGATGGGGTTGATCCTGGCAGCTGTTGTGGAGGTGGGGGCACTGCTGGGCAACGGTGCGCTGCTGGTCGTGGTGCTGCGAACGCCGGGACTGCGCGACGCGCTCTACCTGGCGCACCTGTGCGTCGTGGACCTGCTGGCGGCCGCCTCCATCATGCCGCTGGGCCTGCTGGCCGCACCCCCGCCAGGGCTGGGCCGCGTGCACCTGGGCCCCGCGCCGTGCCGCGCCGCACGCTTCCTCTCCGCAGCGCTGCTGCCGGCCTGCACGCTCGGTGTGGCCGCACTTGGCCTGGCGCGCTACCGCCTCATCGTGCACCCGCTGCGGCCAGGCTCGCGGCCGCCGCCTGTGCTCGTGCTCACCGCGGTGTGGGCCGCAGCCGGGCTGCTGGGCGCGCTCTCCTTGCTCGGGCCGCCGCCCGCGCCGCCCCCAGCTCCTGCTCGCTGCTCGGTCCTGGCAGGGGGCCTCGGGCCCTTCCGGCCACTCTGGGCGCTGCTGGCCTTCGCGCTGCCTGCCCTATTGCTGCTCCGCGCCTACGGCGGCATCTTCGTGGTGGCGCGTCGCGCTGCCCTGAGGCCTCCACGGCCGGCGCGCGGGTCCCGGCTCCGCTCAGACTCTCTGGATAGCCGCCTTTCCATCTTGCCGCCCCTCCGGCCTCGCCTGCCCGGGGGCAAGGCGGCCCTGGCCCCAGCGCTGGCCGTGGGCCAATTTGCAGCCTGCTGGCTGCCTTATGGCTGCGCGTGCCTGGCCCCCGCAGCGCGGGCCGCGGAAGCCGAGGCGGCTGTCACCTGGGTCGCCTACTCGGCCTTTGCGGCTCACCCTTTCCTATATGGCCTGCTGCAGCGCCCCGTGCGCTTGGCAGTGGGCCGCCTCACTCGCCGTGCACTGCCTGGACCTCCGCGGGCCTGCACTCCGCAAGCCTGGCACCCGCGGGCACTCCTGCGATGCCTCCAGAGACCCCCAGAGGGCCCTACTGTAGGCCCTTCTGAGGCGCCAGAACAGACACCCAACTTGGCTGGAGTTCGGTGCCCCAGCATGCCAGGGGCCACCTAA
- the PCBP4 gene encoding poly(rC)-binding protein 4 isoform X3: MSGSDGGLEEEPELSITLTLRMLMHGKEVGSIIGKKGETVKRIREQSSARITISEGSCPERITTITGSTAAVFHAVSMIAFKLDEDLCAAPANGGNVSRPPVTLRLVIPASQCGSLIGKAGTKIKEIRETTGAQVQVAGDLLPNSTERAVTVSGVPDAIILCVRQICAVILEGFSVQGQYGAVTPAEVTKLQQLSSHAVPFATPSVVPGLDPGTQTSSQEFLVPNDLIGCVIGRQGSKISEIRQMSGAHIKIGNQAEGAGERHVTITGSPVSIALAQYLITACLETAKSTSGGTPSSAPADLPAPFSPPLTALPTAPPGLLGTPYAISLSNFIGLKPVPFLALPPASPGPPPGLAAYTAKMAAANGSKKAERQKFSPY; this comes from the exons ATGAGCGGCTCAGATggggggctggaggaggagcCAGAACTCAGCATCACCCTCACGCTGCGGATGCTGATGCACGGGAAG GAAGTGGGCAGCATCATCGGGAAG AAGGGCGAGACTGTAAAGCGAATCCGGGAGCAG AGCAGTGCCCGGATCACCATCTCCGAGGGCTCCTGCCCTGAACGCATTACCACCATCACCGGGTCTACAGCTGCTGTCTTCCATGCAGTCTCCATGATTGCTTTCAAACTGGATGAG GACCTTTGTGCTGCTCCTGCAAATGGTGGAAATGTCTCCAGGCCTCCGGTGACCCTCCGCCTTGTCATTCCTGCCAGCCAGTGTGGCTCACTGATTGGGAAGGCTGGCACTAAGATCAAGGAAATCCGAGAG ACTACAGGTGCCCAGGTACAGGTGGCAGGGGACCTGCTCCCCAACTCCACAGAGCGAGCTGTTACAGTGTCTGGGGTTCCTGATGCCATCATCCTGTGTGTGCGGCAGATCTGCGCTGTTATCCTGGAG GGTTTCTCTGTCCAGGGTCAGTATGGGGCTGTGACCCCAGCTGAG GTCACCAAGCTCCAGCAGCTCTCAAGCCATGCGGTCCCCTTTGCCACACCCAGCGTGGTGCCAG GACTGGATCCCGGCACACAGACCAGCTCACAGGAGTTCTTGGTTCCCAATGAT CTGATTGGCTGTGTGATCGGGCGCCAGGGCAGCAAGATCAGCGAGATCCGGCAGATGTCAGGGGCACATATCAAGATCGGGAACCAAGCAGAGGGCGCTGGGGAGCGGCATGTGACCATCACTGGGTCACCGGTCTCCATCGCCCTGGCGCAGTACCTCATCACTGCCTG TCTAGAGACGGCCAAGTCTACCTCTGGGGGGACACCCAGCTCGGCCCCTGCAGACCTGCCTGCCCCCTTCTCGCCGCCCCTGACGGCCCTGCCCACAGCTCCCCCCGGCCTGCTGGGCACACCCTATGCCATCTCCCTCTCCAACTTCATCGGCCTCAAGCCCGTGCCCTTCTTGGCTCTACCACCTGCTTCCCCAGGGCCGCCGCCGGGCTTGGCGGCCTACACTGCCAAGATGGCAGCGGCTAATGGGAGTAAGAAGGCTGAGCGGCAGAAATTCTCCCCCTACTGA
- the PCBP4 gene encoding poly(rC)-binding protein 4 isoform X1 produces MSGSDGGLEEEPELSITLTLRMLMHGKEVGSIIGKKGETVKRIREQSSARITISEGSCPERITTITGSTAAVFHAVSMIAFKLDEDLCAAPANGGNVSRPPVTLRLVIPASQCGSLIGKAGTKIKEIRETTGAQVQVAGDLLPNSTERAVTVSGVPDAIILCVRQICAVILESPPKGATIPYHPSLSLGTVLLSANQGFSVQGQYGAVTPAEVTKLQQLSSHAVPFATPSVVPGLDPGTQTSSQEFLVPNDLIGCVIGRQGSKISEIRQMSGAHIKIGNQAEGAGERHVTITGSPVSIALAQYLITACLETAKSTSGGTPSSAPADLPAPFSPPLTALPTAPPGLLGTPYAISLSNFIGLKPVPFLALPPASPGPPPGLAAYTAKMAAANGSKKAERQKFSPY; encoded by the exons ATGAGCGGCTCAGATggggggctggaggaggagcCAGAACTCAGCATCACCCTCACGCTGCGGATGCTGATGCACGGGAAG GAAGTGGGCAGCATCATCGGGAAG AAGGGCGAGACTGTAAAGCGAATCCGGGAGCAG AGCAGTGCCCGGATCACCATCTCCGAGGGCTCCTGCCCTGAACGCATTACCACCATCACCGGGTCTACAGCTGCTGTCTTCCATGCAGTCTCCATGATTGCTTTCAAACTGGATGAG GACCTTTGTGCTGCTCCTGCAAATGGTGGAAATGTCTCCAGGCCTCCGGTGACCCTCCGCCTTGTCATTCCTGCCAGCCAGTGTGGCTCACTGATTGGGAAGGCTGGCACTAAGATCAAGGAAATCCGAGAG ACTACAGGTGCCCAGGTACAGGTGGCAGGGGACCTGCTCCCCAACTCCACAGAGCGAGCTGTTACAGTGTCTGGGGTTCCTGATGCCATCATCCTGTGTGTGCGGCAGATCTGCGCTGTTATCCTGGAG TCCCCACCCAAAGGAGCCACTATCCCCTATCATCCAAGCCTCTCCCTAGGTACTGTCCTTCTCTCCGCCAACCAG GGTTTCTCTGTCCAGGGTCAGTATGGGGCTGTGACCCCAGCTGAG GTCACCAAGCTCCAGCAGCTCTCAAGCCATGCGGTCCCCTTTGCCACACCCAGCGTGGTGCCAG GACTGGATCCCGGCACACAGACCAGCTCACAGGAGTTCTTGGTTCCCAATGAT CTGATTGGCTGTGTGATCGGGCGCCAGGGCAGCAAGATCAGCGAGATCCGGCAGATGTCAGGGGCACATATCAAGATCGGGAACCAAGCAGAGGGCGCTGGGGAGCGGCATGTGACCATCACTGGGTCACCGGTCTCCATCGCCCTGGCGCAGTACCTCATCACTGCCTG TCTAGAGACGGCCAAGTCTACCTCTGGGGGGACACCCAGCTCGGCCCCTGCAGACCTGCCTGCCCCCTTCTCGCCGCCCCTGACGGCCCTGCCCACAGCTCCCCCCGGCCTGCTGGGCACACCCTATGCCATCTCCCTCTCCAACTTCATCGGCCTCAAGCCCGTGCCCTTCTTGGCTCTACCACCTGCTTCCCCAGGGCCGCCGCCGGGCTTGGCGGCCTACACTGCCAAGATGGCAGCGGCTAATGGGAGTAAGAAGGCTGAGCGGCAGAAATTCTCCCCCTACTGA
- the PARP3 gene encoding protein mono-ADP-ribosyltransferase PARP3 isoform X1 has translation MLDLGLPWEAHTTRSGGSQDLSHIPAFLRTAMAPKRKPSVQTEGPEKKKGRQGAGEKDLFHSTAEALRAAPAEKRIIRVDPTCPLSSNPETQVHEDYDCTLNQTNIGKNNNKFYVIQLLQDGSRFACWTRWGRVGELGQSKLNPFTTLEDAKKDFEKKFQEKTKNKWAERDQFVAHPGKYTLIEVQGEDEAQEAVVKVDGGPVRTVAKRVQPCSLDPATQKLITNIFSKEMFKNAMTLMDLDVKKMPLGKLSKQQISRGFEALEALEDALKGPRDGGQSLEELSSHFYTIIPHNFGRSRPPPINTPELLQAKKDMLLVLADIELAQALQAAPEQEQMVEEVPHPLDRDYLLLKCQLQLLDPGAPEYKVIQTYLKQTGNNHRCPTLQHVWRVNREGEGDRFQAHSRLGNRRLLWHGTNVAMVAAILTSGLRIMPHSGGRVGKGIYFASENSKSAGYVTGMNCGDHYVGYMFLGEVALGREYRITTDNPSLKTPPPGFNSVIARGHTEPDPTQDTELELDGQRVVVPQGQPVPCPEFSSSTFSQSEYLIYQESQCRLRYLLEVHL, from the exons ATGCTAGACCTGGGACTGCCCTGGGAGGCGCACACAACCAGGTCGGGTGGCAGCCAAGACCTCTCCCATATCCCTGCTTTTCTTAG GACAGCCATGGCTCCAAAGCGGAAGCCCTCGGTACAGACTGAGGGCCCTGAGAAAAAGAAGGGGCggcagggggcaggggagaaGGACCTCTTCCACTCCACCGCTGAGGCCCTCAGGGCTGCACCTGCAGAGAAGCGCATAATCCGTGTGGACCCGACGTGTCCACTCAGCAGCAACCCTGAGACCCAG GTGCATGAGGACTATGACTGCACCCTCAACCAGACCAACATCGGGAAGAACAACAACAAGTTCTACGTCATCCAGCTGCTCCAAGACGGCAGCCGCTTCGCCTGCTGGACCCGCTGGGGCCGCGTG GGAGAGCTCGGCCAGTCGAAGCTGAACCCCTTCACAACACTAGAAGATGCAAAGAAGGACTTTGAGAAGAAATTTCAGgaaaagaccaaaaataaatgGGCAGAGCGAGACCAATTTGTGGCCCACCCCGGCAAGTACACACTTATCGAAGTGCAGGGAGAGGATGAGGCCCAGGAAGCTGTGGTGAAG GTGGACGGAGGCCCAGTAAGGACTGTGGCTAAGCGGGTGCAGCCCTGCTCCCTAGACCCAGCCACGCAGAAGCTCATCACTAACATCTTCAGCAAGGAGATGTTCAAGAATGCCATGACCCTCATGGACCTGG ATGTAAAGAAGATGCCCCTGGGAAAGCTGAGCAAGCAGCAGATTTCGAGGGGCTTCGAGGCCTTGGAGGCACTGGAAGACGCCCTGAAAGGCCCCAGGGATGGTGGCCAGAGCCTGGAGGAACTGTCCTCCCACTTTTACACCATCATCCCGCACAACTTTGGCCGTAGCCGGCCCCCACCCATCAACACCCCGGAGCTTCTGCAGGCCAAGAAGGACATGCTGCTG GTGCTGGCGGACATCGAGCTGGCCCAGGCCCTGCAGGCAGCCCCTGAGCAGGAGCAGATGGTAGAGGAGGTGCCACACCCCCTAGACCGAGACTATTTGCTTCTCAAGTGCCAGCTGCAGCTGCTGGACCCTGGGGCACCTGAGTACAAG GTGATACAGACCTACTTAAAACAGACTGGCAACAACCACAGGTGCCCTACTCTTCAACACGTTTGGAGAGTGAACCGAGAAGGGGAG GGAGACAGATTCCAGGcccactccagactgggtaatcgGAGGCTGCTGTGGCACGGCACCAACGTGGCCATGGTGGCCGCCATCCTCACTAGTGGGCTCCGCATCATGCCACATTCTGGTGGGCGTGTTGGCAAGGGCATCTACTTCGCCTCAGAGAACAGCAAATCAGCTGGCTATG TTACTGGCATGAACTGTGGGGACCACTACGTCGGCTACATGTTCCTGGGTGAGGTGGCCCTGGGCAGAGAGTACCGTATCACCACGGACAACCCCAGCTTGAAGAccccacctcctggcttcaacaGTGTCATTGCCCGAGGCCACACCGAGCCTG ATCCGACCCAGGACACTGAGCTGGAGCTGGATGGCCAGCGAGTAGTGGTGCCCCAGGGCCAGCCTGTGCCCTGCCCAGAGTTCAGCAGCTCCACATTCTCCCAGAGCGAGTATCTCATCTACCAGGAGAGCCAGTGTCGCCTGCGCTACCTGCTGGAGGTTCACCTCTGA
- the PCBP4 gene encoding poly(rC)-binding protein 4 isoform X2 — translation MEEVGSIIGKKGETVKRIREQSSARITISEGSCPERITTITGSTAAVFHAVSMIAFKLDEDLCAAPANGGNVSRPPVTLRLVIPASQCGSLIGKAGTKIKEIRETTGAQVQVAGDLLPNSTERAVTVSGVPDAIILCVRQICAVILESPPKGATIPYHPSLSLGTVLLSANQGFSVQGQYGAVTPAEVTKLQQLSSHAVPFATPSVVPGLDPGTQTSSQEFLVPNDLIGCVIGRQGSKISEIRQMSGAHIKIGNQAEGAGERHVTITGSPVSIALAQYLITACLETAKSTSGGTPSSAPADLPAPFSPPLTALPTAPPGLLGTPYAISLSNFIGLKPVPFLALPPASPGPPPGLAAYTAKMAAANGSKKAERQKFSPY, via the exons ATGGAG GAAGTGGGCAGCATCATCGGGAAG AAGGGCGAGACTGTAAAGCGAATCCGGGAGCAG AGCAGTGCCCGGATCACCATCTCCGAGGGCTCCTGCCCTGAACGCATTACCACCATCACCGGGTCTACAGCTGCTGTCTTCCATGCAGTCTCCATGATTGCTTTCAAACTGGATGAG GACCTTTGTGCTGCTCCTGCAAATGGTGGAAATGTCTCCAGGCCTCCGGTGACCCTCCGCCTTGTCATTCCTGCCAGCCAGTGTGGCTCACTGATTGGGAAGGCTGGCACTAAGATCAAGGAAATCCGAGAG ACTACAGGTGCCCAGGTACAGGTGGCAGGGGACCTGCTCCCCAACTCCACAGAGCGAGCTGTTACAGTGTCTGGGGTTCCTGATGCCATCATCCTGTGTGTGCGGCAGATCTGCGCTGTTATCCTGGAG TCCCCACCCAAAGGAGCCACTATCCCCTATCATCCAAGCCTCTCCCTAGGTACTGTCCTTCTCTCCGCCAACCAG GGTTTCTCTGTCCAGGGTCAGTATGGGGCTGTGACCCCAGCTGAG GTCACCAAGCTCCAGCAGCTCTCAAGCCATGCGGTCCCCTTTGCCACACCCAGCGTGGTGCCAG GACTGGATCCCGGCACACAGACCAGCTCACAGGAGTTCTTGGTTCCCAATGAT CTGATTGGCTGTGTGATCGGGCGCCAGGGCAGCAAGATCAGCGAGATCCGGCAGATGTCAGGGGCACATATCAAGATCGGGAACCAAGCAGAGGGCGCTGGGGAGCGGCATGTGACCATCACTGGGTCACCGGTCTCCATCGCCCTGGCGCAGTACCTCATCACTGCCTG TCTAGAGACGGCCAAGTCTACCTCTGGGGGGACACCCAGCTCGGCCCCTGCAGACCTGCCTGCCCCCTTCTCGCCGCCCCTGACGGCCCTGCCCACAGCTCCCCCCGGCCTGCTGGGCACACCCTATGCCATCTCCCTCTCCAACTTCATCGGCCTCAAGCCCGTGCCCTTCTTGGCTCTACCACCTGCTTCCCCAGGGCCGCCGCCGGGCTTGGCGGCCTACACTGCCAAGATGGCAGCGGCTAATGGGAGTAAGAAGGCTGAGCGGCAGAAATTCTCCCCCTACTGA
- the PARP3 gene encoding protein mono-ADP-ribosyltransferase PARP3 isoform X2 produces MAPKRKPSVQTEGPEKKKGRQGAGEKDLFHSTAEALRAAPAEKRIIRVDPTCPLSSNPETQVHEDYDCTLNQTNIGKNNNKFYVIQLLQDGSRFACWTRWGRVGELGQSKLNPFTTLEDAKKDFEKKFQEKTKNKWAERDQFVAHPGKYTLIEVQGEDEAQEAVVKVDGGPVRTVAKRVQPCSLDPATQKLITNIFSKEMFKNAMTLMDLDVKKMPLGKLSKQQISRGFEALEALEDALKGPRDGGQSLEELSSHFYTIIPHNFGRSRPPPINTPELLQAKKDMLLVLADIELAQALQAAPEQEQMVEEVPHPLDRDYLLLKCQLQLLDPGAPEYKVIQTYLKQTGNNHRCPTLQHVWRVNREGEGDRFQAHSRLGNRRLLWHGTNVAMVAAILTSGLRIMPHSGGRVGKGIYFASENSKSAGYVTGMNCGDHYVGYMFLGEVALGREYRITTDNPSLKTPPPGFNSVIARGHTEPDPTQDTELELDGQRVVVPQGQPVPCPEFSSSTFSQSEYLIYQESQCRLRYLLEVHL; encoded by the exons ATGGCTCCAAAGCGGAAGCCCTCGGTACAGACTGAGGGCCCTGAGAAAAAGAAGGGGCggcagggggcaggggagaaGGACCTCTTCCACTCCACCGCTGAGGCCCTCAGGGCTGCACCTGCAGAGAAGCGCATAATCCGTGTGGACCCGACGTGTCCACTCAGCAGCAACCCTGAGACCCAG GTGCATGAGGACTATGACTGCACCCTCAACCAGACCAACATCGGGAAGAACAACAACAAGTTCTACGTCATCCAGCTGCTCCAAGACGGCAGCCGCTTCGCCTGCTGGACCCGCTGGGGCCGCGTG GGAGAGCTCGGCCAGTCGAAGCTGAACCCCTTCACAACACTAGAAGATGCAAAGAAGGACTTTGAGAAGAAATTTCAGgaaaagaccaaaaataaatgGGCAGAGCGAGACCAATTTGTGGCCCACCCCGGCAAGTACACACTTATCGAAGTGCAGGGAGAGGATGAGGCCCAGGAAGCTGTGGTGAAG GTGGACGGAGGCCCAGTAAGGACTGTGGCTAAGCGGGTGCAGCCCTGCTCCCTAGACCCAGCCACGCAGAAGCTCATCACTAACATCTTCAGCAAGGAGATGTTCAAGAATGCCATGACCCTCATGGACCTGG ATGTAAAGAAGATGCCCCTGGGAAAGCTGAGCAAGCAGCAGATTTCGAGGGGCTTCGAGGCCTTGGAGGCACTGGAAGACGCCCTGAAAGGCCCCAGGGATGGTGGCCAGAGCCTGGAGGAACTGTCCTCCCACTTTTACACCATCATCCCGCACAACTTTGGCCGTAGCCGGCCCCCACCCATCAACACCCCGGAGCTTCTGCAGGCCAAGAAGGACATGCTGCTG GTGCTGGCGGACATCGAGCTGGCCCAGGCCCTGCAGGCAGCCCCTGAGCAGGAGCAGATGGTAGAGGAGGTGCCACACCCCCTAGACCGAGACTATTTGCTTCTCAAGTGCCAGCTGCAGCTGCTGGACCCTGGGGCACCTGAGTACAAG GTGATACAGACCTACTTAAAACAGACTGGCAACAACCACAGGTGCCCTACTCTTCAACACGTTTGGAGAGTGAACCGAGAAGGGGAG GGAGACAGATTCCAGGcccactccagactgggtaatcgGAGGCTGCTGTGGCACGGCACCAACGTGGCCATGGTGGCCGCCATCCTCACTAGTGGGCTCCGCATCATGCCACATTCTGGTGGGCGTGTTGGCAAGGGCATCTACTTCGCCTCAGAGAACAGCAAATCAGCTGGCTATG TTACTGGCATGAACTGTGGGGACCACTACGTCGGCTACATGTTCCTGGGTGAGGTGGCCCTGGGCAGAGAGTACCGTATCACCACGGACAACCCCAGCTTGAAGAccccacctcctggcttcaacaGTGTCATTGCCCGAGGCCACACCGAGCCTG ATCCGACCCAGGACACTGAGCTGGAGCTGGATGGCCAGCGAGTAGTGGTGCCCCAGGGCCAGCCTGTGCCCTGCCCAGAGTTCAGCAGCTCCACATTCTCCCAGAGCGAGTATCTCATCTACCAGGAGAGCCAGTGTCGCCTGCGCTACCTGCTGGAGGTTCACCTCTGA